Proteins encoded in a region of the Leptolyngbya subtilissima AS-A7 genome:
- a CDS encoding histidine phosphatase family protein has translation MSLNLYLLRHGETEFSQTGGFCGELDPELTTEGVAMADAFAAKYQAMPWQAIFASPMKRTIATAMPLSKAVDVNVQLRNGLKEINYGQWEGLTAEYVREHFADDYLHWLTEPAWNPPTGGESSVQIASRASLVMAEIEENFAEGNVLVVSHKATIRIILCNLMGMDVGRYRNRISLPVASVTHVQFSNNGPMLMKHGDRTHLPPELETRPGT, from the coding sequence ATGTCCCTCAACCTCTACCTCCTGCGCCACGGCGAAACCGAGTTTAGCCAAACTGGCGGCTTCTGTGGCGAGCTAGACCCCGAGCTCACCACAGAAGGCGTGGCCATGGCCGATGCCTTTGCGGCCAAGTATCAGGCCATGCCCTGGCAGGCTATCTTTGCCAGCCCGATGAAGCGCACGATCGCGACGGCCATGCCCTTGAGCAAAGCCGTGGACGTGAATGTGCAGCTGCGCAATGGGCTAAAGGAAATTAACTACGGGCAGTGGGAGGGGCTAACCGCCGAGTATGTGCGCGAGCACTTTGCCGACGACTACCTGCACTGGCTCACCGAACCAGCCTGGAACCCGCCTACCGGGGGCGAAAGCTCAGTGCAAATCGCCAGCCGGGCCTCGCTGGTGATGGCCGAAATTGAAGAAAACTTTGCCGAAGGTAACGTGCTGGTGGTGTCTCACAAGGCCACCATTCGAATTATTTTGTGCAACCTGATGGGGATGGATGTGGGGCGTTATCGCAATCGCATCAGTCTGCCGGTCGCCTCTGTTACCCACGTGCAATTTAGTAACAACGGCCCCATGTTGATGAAGCACGGCGATCGCACCCACCTGCCCCCAGAGCTGGAGACCAGACCAGGCACCTAG
- a CDS encoding acetate/propionate family kinase, which translates to MKILVLNAGSSSHKSCLFDLSQGAEDAVPTPLWRAALDWTHQQGKVELSASGAGESMQQVLPIADKAEGLEAMVKTLVEGPTQVLESLSDIDAVGHRVVHGGREYIDSVRIDDQVKAAIQRLIPLAPAHNPANLQGIEALEGILGDVPQVAVFDTAFHARMPEAAATYPGPYAWVEQGIRRYGFHGISHQYVAQRAADLMGQDIASLKILTCHLGNGCSLAAVKNGVCVDTTMGFTPLDGVMMGSRSGSVDPGILIYLMRQEGYTADQLDQLLNKESGLKGLSGRSNDMRAVAEAMEQGDAQAKLAIEVFTHRLRREMGAMIASLGGLDGVVFTAGMGENSPPLWQQACEPFEFLGLRLKPDLSRTKDDQDIAAADSAVRVLVVHTQEEWAIAQACHDLLQ; encoded by the coding sequence ATGAAAATTTTGGTGCTTAACGCCGGGTCGAGCAGCCACAAAAGCTGCCTGTTTGACCTTAGCCAGGGGGCCGAGGACGCAGTGCCCACCCCCCTGTGGCGCGCCGCCCTCGACTGGACCCATCAGCAGGGCAAGGTAGAACTCTCTGCCAGCGGTGCAGGAGAATCGATGCAGCAGGTGCTGCCCATTGCCGACAAAGCCGAGGGCCTGGAGGCGATGGTGAAGACCCTGGTGGAGGGGCCAACTCAGGTGCTAGAAAGCCTTTCAGATATTGACGCCGTAGGCCATCGCGTGGTGCACGGCGGGCGCGAGTACATCGACAGCGTGCGCATTGACGATCAGGTTAAAGCCGCAATTCAGCGGCTGATTCCGCTGGCCCCGGCTCACAACCCGGCCAACCTGCAGGGCATCGAGGCGCTGGAGGGCATTTTGGGCGATGTGCCCCAGGTAGCAGTGTTCGATACCGCGTTTCATGCCCGCATGCCCGAGGCGGCAGCGACCTATCCCGGTCCCTACGCCTGGGTCGAGCAGGGCATTCGTCGCTACGGGTTCCACGGCATTAGCCACCAGTACGTGGCCCAGCGGGCGGCGGATCTAATGGGGCAAGACATCGCCAGCCTGAAAATTCTCACCTGCCACCTGGGCAACGGCTGCTCATTGGCGGCGGTCAAAAACGGCGTCTGCGTCGATACGACCATGGGGTTTACGCCGCTGGATGGCGTGATGATGGGCAGTCGCTCGGGCAGCGTTGATCCTGGCATTCTGATCTATTTGATGCGGCAAGAGGGCTACACCGCTGACCAACTCGACCAGCTATTAAACAAAGAATCTGGGCTAAAGGGACTGTCGGGCCGCTCCAATGACATGCGCGCTGTAGCGGAGGCCATGGAGCAAGGCGATGCTCAGGCCAAGCTAGCGATTGAGGTGTTTACCCACCGCCTGCGGCGCGAGATGGGGGCGATGATTGCCAGTCTGGGAGGGCTAGATGGGGTAGTGTTTACTGCCGGCATGGGCGAAAACAGCCCCCCGCTATGGCAGCAGGCCTGCGAGCCGTTTGAGTTTCTGGGGCTGCGGCTAAAGCCTGACCTCAGCAGAACCAAGGATGACCAGGATATTGCGGCGGCGGATTCGGCGGTGCGGGTGCTGGTGGTGCATACCCAGGAAGAGTGGGCGATCGCCCAGGCCTGCCATGATCTTCTGCAATAA
- a CDS encoding histidine phosphatase family protein, translated as MTLNLYLLRHGETELSQSDTYCGLSDPELTASGAAMAQAFADKYQHLDWQAVYASPLRRTVATATPFCEATGQTMQLRDGLKEMFFGEWEGKTHDEVQAEYTQDYMRWLAEPAWNPPTGGETGVQVASRAALVMAEIEANHSTGNVLIVSHKTTIRLVLCNLLGIDSGRYRDRIELPVASLSLVRFDQHGPMLAKHGDRSHLPDELDSRPGT; from the coding sequence ATGACTCTCAACCTCTACTTGCTCCGCCACGGCGAAACCGAATTGAGCCAGAGCGACACCTACTGCGGCTTATCTGACCCAGAGCTGACTGCCTCAGGTGCCGCTATGGCCCAGGCCTTTGCTGACAAATACCAGCACCTAGACTGGCAGGCAGTATATGCCAGCCCGCTGCGGCGCACGGTGGCAACCGCCACGCCCTTTTGTGAGGCCACGGGCCAGACCATGCAGCTGCGCGACGGGTTGAAGGAGATGTTCTTTGGCGAGTGGGAAGGCAAGACCCACGACGAGGTGCAGGCAGAGTACACCCAAGACTACATGCGCTGGCTGGCCGAACCCGCTTGGAACCCGCCTACGGGGGGCGAAACGGGCGTTCAGGTAGCCAGCCGCGCCGCCCTGGTGATGGCTGAAATTGAGGCCAACCACAGCACCGGCAATGTGCTGATTGTGTCGCACAAAACCACGATTCGACTGGTGCTCTGTAATCTGTTGGGTATCGATAGCGGTCGGTACCGCGATCGCATCGAGCTGCCCGTCGCTTCGCTCAGTCTGGTCCGGTTCGACCAACATGGGCCGATGCTGGCCAAACACGGCGATCGCTCCCATCTACCCGACGAGCTAGATTCAAGACCGGGGACGTAG
- a CDS encoding glycogen/starch/alpha-glucan phosphorylase, translated as MTAFMNCPTVDVEDDRTGISVETLRRALADHLFYIQGKWPEVASKNDFYLALAYMVRDRMMQRWLNSTRNYLRSEVRLVTYLSAEFLLGPHLGRNLLNLGIEEPVRQALQESGLDLNDLMAQEEEPGLGNGGLGRLAACYMESLSSLQIPAIGYGIRYEFGIFDQEIRDGWQVEITDKWLQHGNPWEIAHPQEAVTVGFGGHTEGYTDSDGRFRKRWIPAKQVKGIPYDTPIPGYRVNTVNTLRLWKAEAVESFDFQSFNVGNYYGAVNSKVTSENISKVLYPNDEQIEGKQLRLEQQFFFVSCALQDMIRIHLTSGRQLDSFHEKFAAQLNDTHPAVGVAELMRLLIDEHGIEWETAWEVTQNTFAYTNHTLLPEALERWSLSLFGGLLPRHLEIVFEINHRFMDQVRVQYLNDSAKLSSLSLIDESGERYVRMANLASLGSHAINGVAELHSELVKQTILKDFHEMFPGKIRNITNGVTPRRWLALANPRLAALYTEKVGDGWLQDMERLRSLEGYADDPDFRQHWRQIKRDIKQDLATYIQTRTGITVSPDSLFDVQVKRIHEYKRQHLNVLHIITLYDRLRQNPNLDITPRTFIFGGKAAPGYRMAKLMIKFITAVGDVVNHDAAIGDRLKVIFLPDYNVSLGQRVYPAADLSEQISTAGKEASGTGNMKFSMNGALTIGTLDGANVEIRELVGDENFFLFGLVTEEVMALKARGYNPWDYYNSNPQLKGVIDLINCGYFAKGDSELFKPLIDNLLLHDPYLLLADYQPYIDAQDRASAAYQDQENWSRMSIINAVRMGKFSSDRSIREYCKQIWHVKPVQIELKEYVQAQAGLNV; from the coding sequence ATGACAGCATTCATGAATTGCCCCACCGTCGATGTCGAAGACGATCGCACTGGCATTAGCGTTGAAACCCTGCGCCGGGCCCTGGCCGATCACTTGTTTTACATCCAGGGCAAGTGGCCCGAGGTGGCCAGCAAGAACGACTTTTACCTGGCGCTGGCCTACATGGTGCGCGATCGCATGATGCAGCGCTGGCTCAATTCCACCCGCAACTACCTGCGCTCGGAGGTGCGGCTGGTCACCTACCTGTCAGCAGAATTTCTCCTGGGGCCGCATCTGGGCCGCAACTTGCTCAACCTCGGCATCGAAGAGCCGGTTAGGCAGGCGCTACAAGAATCGGGTCTCGACCTCAACGATCTGATGGCCCAGGAAGAAGAGCCCGGCTTAGGCAACGGCGGCCTGGGTCGCCTCGCCGCCTGCTATATGGAATCCCTCTCTAGCCTGCAAATCCCAGCGATTGGCTACGGGATTCGCTACGAGTTCGGCATTTTTGACCAAGAAATTCGCGACGGCTGGCAGGTCGAAATCACCGACAAGTGGCTTCAGCACGGCAACCCCTGGGAGATCGCCCACCCCCAAGAGGCCGTCACCGTGGGGTTTGGCGGCCACACCGAGGGCTACACCGACTCCGATGGCCGCTTCCGCAAGCGCTGGATTCCCGCTAAGCAGGTGAAGGGCATTCCCTACGACACGCCGATTCCCGGCTATCGGGTCAACACTGTCAACACCCTGCGCCTGTGGAAAGCCGAAGCGGTGGAGTCCTTCGATTTTCAGTCATTCAACGTTGGCAACTACTACGGCGCGGTCAACAGCAAAGTCACCTCCGAGAATATCTCTAAGGTGCTCTACCCCAATGACGAGCAAATCGAAGGCAAACAGCTGCGCCTAGAGCAGCAGTTTTTCTTTGTCTCCTGCGCCCTGCAGGATATGATTCGCATTCATCTCACTTCGGGCCGGCAGCTCGACAGTTTCCACGAGAAGTTTGCGGCCCAGCTCAACGACACCCACCCCGCCGTCGGCGTCGCCGAACTCATGCGCCTGCTGATCGACGAGCACGGCATCGAGTGGGAAACGGCTTGGGAAGTCACCCAAAACACCTTCGCCTACACCAACCACACCCTGCTGCCCGAAGCCCTAGAGCGGTGGTCACTGTCTCTCTTTGGCGGCCTGCTGCCCCGGCACCTGGAGATTGTTTTTGAGATCAATCACCGGTTTATGGATCAGGTGCGGGTGCAGTATCTCAACGACTCGGCCAAACTCTCTAGCCTGTCGCTGATCGATGAGTCGGGAGAGCGCTACGTGCGCATGGCCAACTTGGCCAGCTTGGGCAGCCATGCCATCAACGGCGTAGCCGAGCTGCACAGCGAGCTGGTCAAGCAGACCATTCTCAAAGATTTCCACGAGATGTTTCCCGGCAAAATTCGCAACATCACCAACGGCGTCACCCCTCGCCGCTGGCTTGCCCTAGCCAACCCCCGCTTGGCGGCTCTCTACACCGAGAAAGTGGGGGACGGCTGGCTACAGGATATGGAAAGACTGCGATCGCTGGAAGGCTACGCCGACGACCCCGACTTTCGCCAACACTGGCGGCAGATCAAGCGCGACATCAAGCAAGATCTGGCCACCTACATCCAAACGCGCACCGGCATTACGGTGAGTCCTGATTCGCTGTTCGACGTGCAGGTGAAGCGCATCCATGAGTACAAGCGCCAGCACCTCAACGTGCTGCACATCATCACCCTCTACGACCGGCTGAGGCAAAATCCTAATTTGGATATCACCCCCCGCACCTTTATTTTTGGCGGCAAGGCAGCCCCCGGCTATCGCATGGCCAAGCTGATGATCAAGTTCATCACCGCTGTCGGCGATGTGGTGAACCATGACGCCGCGATCGGCGATCGCCTCAAGGTCATCTTTTTGCCCGACTACAACGTCAGCCTAGGCCAGCGGGTCTACCCCGCCGCGGACTTATCCGAGCAAATTTCTACCGCCGGCAAAGAAGCCTCCGGCACCGGCAACATGAAGTTTTCCATGAACGGTGCTCTCACCATCGGCACACTAGACGGGGCGAACGTCGAAATTCGCGAGCTAGTCGGTGACGAAAACTTCTTTCTCTTTGGCCTGGTCACCGAAGAAGTCATGGCCCTCAAAGCCCGTGGCTACAACCCCTGGGACTATTACAACAGCAACCCTCAACTGAAGGGAGTGATTGATCTGATCAACTGCGGCTACTTCGCCAAGGGCGACAGCGAGCTGTTCAAGCCCCTGATCGACAACCTGCTCCTCCACGACCCCTACCTGCTGCTGGCCGACTACCAGCCCTATATCGACGCCCAAGACCGAGCTAGCGCCGCCTACCAAGACCAAGAAAACTGGTCGCGCATGTCAATTATTAACGCCGTGCGCATGGGCAAATTTTCGAGCGATCGCTCCATCCGCGAATACTGCAAGCAGATTTGGCACGTCAAGCCCGTGCAGATTGAACTGAAGGAATACGTCCAGGCCCAGGCCGGACTGAATGTGTAG